The Nocardia sp. NBC_01329 sequence GACTGCACTCTATGTCAAGATCGATGACTTGTTGAAGGCTGCTCCCGACCTGGCGCCGTGGCGTCCGGAAATCGGTTTCACACCCCGGCTCAGCGACGCGGAACTGGTGACGTTGTCGGTGATGCAGGCCCTGCTCGGGTTCACCTCCGAGGCCCGCTGGTTACGGCATGCCCGCACCCATCTCACCCATCTGTTCCGCTACCTACCCAAACAGCCCGGCTATAACAAGCGGCTCCGCGCGGCGGCCTCCCTCATCACCCATGTACTCAGGGCGTTGTCGATAGACACGACGTTGTGGACCGACGACGTGTGGGTCATCGATTCCACCCCGGTCGAGTGCGGCAGGTCGAAGGAGACGGTTCGCCGTTCGGATCTGGCTGGATGGGCCGAATACGGTTACTGCGCATCACATTCCCGCTATTTCTGGGGCCTACGCCTGCACCTGGTCGCCACCCTGGGTGGACTACCAGTCGGGTTCGCGTTGACCGGCGCGAAGGCCGACGAGCGCGACACCCTAATCGCCATCTTCACCGCCGACCCGCGCCTCGTCGCCGACCGGCCAGGACAGACTCTGATCGCGGACAAGAACTACTTCGGCGCCGGGTTCGAGGCCCGCCTCGCGGAGGCGGGCCTACCACTGTTGCGGCCGACCCGCAAAGGCGAGGCCACCAGATCCGGCGCCCGGCTGTTCAAGCCGCTGCGACAAACTGTCGAATCGATCAACCAAACCTTGAAAGGACAGCTCGACCTCGAACGACACGGCGGCCGGACCCCAGCCGGGGTCACCGTCCGGATCCTGCAACGACTCCTCGCCCTCACCGCCGCGATCTGGCACAACGACAAAACCGGCACACCCATCCACCGATCCCTGACCGCCTACGATCACTGACCCTGGAATTACTCATCTAGTCGGAATCAGTCTCCTCGTCGCGGAAACCGACGCGCACAAGAGAACCGCCAACCCCGCCGAGACGGGCTCTGGCGCCGAGACGTTCGGTCTTTACTGGATCATGACCATCGCATCGACTCTGACGATCGCGCCGCCCGCCGGCGTGCTCGCCTGGGCGCTGGCCTCCGGCCAGATCGGACTCGTCTGGGTCGCGGTGCCCGTCGGCTTGCTGACGGGGTGGATGCTGGCCTGGGGGCTTGGACAGGTCGCCATCAGGCAACTCGAACAGCGCGGGCCCGAAAGGCTCCAGAGGATGCGGACCGGGCCGAACCGACCGCAAGCCGCGCCATCGGTTTTGAGCCCATAGTTGTCTGAGACCAACAGAAACGCGCATCCTGCCATCGAATCAGCTGCATAAAACTCGGCTCTGGCTCAGTATGTTCGCACTCCCAGCATCAGTTCCAGTTCGCCGTCCGAGATGCCGATCCAGCGCTTCTCGTTCAGGAGTGGCGTGACGTACTTGGGAACGAGCAATCGGCGGCGAGTGTTGCGAACTCGAGCGGCGGCCCCGGGCGCCACGCAGTAGCCGATCCCGCGAAGACTCAAGAGAAGACCGTCCTCGCGCATGAGCCGTAGAGCGTGACTCATGGTCGTCTTGCTAACGGAGTGCTCGCATGAGAGCACCGCGATCGATGGCAACCTGTCCCCCTCTGCCCATCTTTCGGCCAGAAGCGCATCGCCCATGTGTTCGACGATGGAGGAGCGCATCGGCGCCGCATCGCCAGAGAATCTTCCTCTTTGACGTTCGAGCACCGTGTGGTGTGGGCGAGGCGAAAGATTCACGGTCGTGACTGAGGGTCGCTCAGTGTTTCCAGGAGAACGTCCGTCAA is a genomic window containing:
- a CDS encoding IS982 family transposase, with product MTNEINTLATALYVKIDDLLKAAPDLAPWRPEIGFTPRLSDAELVTLSVMQALLGFTSEARWLRHARTHLTHLFRYLPKQPGYNKRLRAAASLITHVLRALSIDTTLWTDDVWVIDSTPVECGRSKETVRRSDLAGWAEYGYCASHSRYFWGLRLHLVATLGGLPVGFALTGAKADERDTLIAIFTADPRLVADRPGQTLIADKNYFGAGFEARLAEAGLPLLRPTRKGEATRSGARLFKPLRQTVESINQTLKGQLDLERHGGRTPAGVTVRILQRLLALTAAIWHNDKTGTPIHRSLTAYDH
- a CDS encoding GntR family transcriptional regulator, whose amino-acid sequence is MRSSIVEHMGDALLAERWAEGDRLPSIAVLSCEHSVSKTTMSHALRLMREDGLLLSLRGIGYCVAPGAAARVRNTRRRLLVPKYVTPLLNEKRWIGISDGELELMLGVRTY